The Actinobacillus equuli genome includes a window with the following:
- the nrfD gene encoding cytochrome c nitrite reductase subunit NrfD, whose product MNDYIPFQTPNLVWDSTIAIYLFLLGISSGAVQLAIAYRNSGNKIEKNSENWVIRSAAILGTVPTLIGLTLLIFHLTKPWTFWKLMFNYNFTSVMSMGVMLFQLYMAVLVVWIAIMFKDWVAVLVNRYLPAFKFILNWIDVVESKGLKAVEFILFVFAAVLGAYTGFLLSALISYPMLNNPVLPALFLASGTSSGIAATFLVILLAGKLSGESKEVHFIHKFEVPIMVTELGLLVAFFVGLHFGGADKQLALHNALSGFWGAIFWIGVLFIGILIPLVANIFGSHKLKHNVKFIVLISILDLIGVLCLRYFILYAGQLTIAS is encoded by the coding sequence ATGAACGACTATATTCCATTCCAAACCCCGAATTTAGTGTGGGACAGCACCATTGCGATTTACCTCTTTTTATTAGGTATTTCATCAGGTGCGGTGCAGTTAGCGATCGCTTACCGTAATAGCGGTAATAAAATCGAAAAAAATAGCGAAAACTGGGTAATCCGCAGTGCCGCTATTTTAGGGACGGTTCCAACTCTAATCGGTTTAACTTTACTTATTTTTCACCTAACGAAACCATGGACATTCTGGAAGTTAATGTTTAACTATAACTTCACCTCTGTAATGTCGATGGGTGTAATGTTGTTCCAACTTTATATGGCCGTATTGGTTGTTTGGATCGCCATTATGTTCAAAGATTGGGTGGCAGTGTTAGTAAACCGTTACTTACCGGCATTTAAATTTATTTTAAATTGGATTGATGTTGTTGAAAGTAAAGGTTTAAAAGCGGTTGAGTTTATCCTCTTTGTCTTTGCTGCCGTGCTAGGTGCTTATACCGGCTTCTTACTTTCAGCCTTAATCAGTTATCCAATGCTGAATAACCCAGTATTACCGGCGTTATTTTTAGCATCAGGTACATCTTCCGGTATTGCGGCGACGTTCCTCGTCATTTTACTTGCAGGTAAATTATCCGGCGAAAGCAAAGAAGTACACTTTATCCATAAATTCGAAGTACCGATTATGGTTACCGAATTAGGTTTATTAGTGGCGTTCTTTGTCGGTTTACACTTCGGTGGTGCAGATAAACAATTAGCATTACATAATGCTTTATCCGGCTTCTGGGGCGCAATTTTCTGGATTGGCGTACTGTTTATCGGTATTTTGATTCCGTTAGTAGCAAATATCTTCGGGAGTCATAAATTAAAACATAACGTGAAGTTTATCGTCTTAATCTCTATACTGGATTTAATTGGCGTACTTTGCTTGCGTTACTTCATTCTATATGCAGGGCAGCTCACTATCGCTAGCTAG
- a CDS encoding YadA-like family protein: MNHIYKVVWSTVTNSLVVVSELARSKGKAASTVSDVKDVSNKTAAVAVAAALQVAAVGTIAIGSFAPMEANAIIAISHAENDVIKSDNAQANASKVARYVNGVYTTTDEGTRAYNYYNPGNPGDGSNLYNESKYVHGIAIGCHTNAIATTGKGGSNGIAIGDYSEATGGLSISLGSLATSRDVGAVAIGTAAHAAGFNSLAMMRQSAAIGNYSTAIGSVSYAKGEASVALGASATAHGEQSIAIGSVSPKTIKGTNDEAFRTAYDGTNSTETYGARSMALGSGAKTNGNDSFAVGSAAKTGYFTRGTDSLRNADVIADTTRSANKAIAFGNDSEALKDKAVAFGNNATAKGEESVAFGFNATSVGNQSVAIGTNSNAAHDRVVTIGTNSTATHNRSMAIGEQAKALENHSLALGANAIVTVENSVSLGADSNADEIGGSGQMQINGKTYTFAGGQAQGTVSVGSGYDKDQARAGTVVRTITDLGAGRVLANSTDAINGSQLYAVVTEINKGWNVTTGAVNGGVSTNASNARVINGETVKVIAGKNVSIDQQDQNITIATKDDVTFTNVKSGNVDATTVKAGDLTVTGKTQLGNLEVKGGSTIDMGGNRVTNIGAPQNANDATTKQYVDDGRTKLESTDGSVTFKKTPTNGNNVYDLSVNADLHYTADNGKGSNKLSAPVKFAGVKGETATTAVDGQVTVGLAKEATDSLKKADSAMQDFTVGADSQHKAEGIKVNQTTNRFDIIGTEGYVNTTVTDGSVKVDIAKDFRDAVSNNTKNIADNKQNITNNANNITKNTQDIAKGFGLKDQNGGVVNKALGEKIEVVGGNKNIETKVEGEQLKINLNNTLDLTAGGSVQTGDTKVDNNGLTIANGPSVTKTGINAGNQKITKVQDGDVSENSTDAVNGSQLHKTNQNVTKNATDIKNVTDTVNAGWELRVEGIKAKDVTPTDKVAHFKAGDNIDVSIADDKSVVIATKKDVTFDNVTAKNGLTVNKNAAINMGDNVVNGVANGEVSSTSKQAVNGSQLYQTNQNVTNLETKVNGGFGLKAEDGKNITKQLGDKIEVVGGNKNINTTIDGDKLKVNLNNTLDLTKDGSVTTGNTTVNNDGVTIKAAPGKTEVSLTNKGLNNGGNTITNVAAGVNKTDAVNVEQLDKVNATANAGWVLQANKDKATESTVKPNQTVSLNNTDNNIVITKKAGDNNITFGLNNTITVGDKTKGGNNPVTIDGTKGTVNGLTNTTFDPNKIVSGQAATEDQLKQVNDKVNTNINNVNNDLTKKGLNFVGDNKGEVVHRDLGATLSVVGGAEENNLSDKNIGVIGNQDGSLTVKLAKTLKDLTSATFTNGAGNNGNTVIDGKGVTITPPTGDKAKTVSLTNNGLNNGGNTITNVAAGKDATDAVNVSQLEKVNATAKAGWNLAVNDEAKGSNIAPNATVRLNNKDGNIKVTKEGNNVTFDLNNTVTIGPKGGAKNVVINGNEGTVTGLTNKEFTPGKIVSGRAATEDQLQSSHNQLNTNITNLGTELTNKGLSFVGDNNGTKVHRKLGETLSVIGGAEQSKLTDKNIGVIGSEGKLEIKLAKELTDLTSANFTGKGANTTINGNGVTITPNGNDATKTVSLTDKGLNNGNNTITNVARGEKGTDAVNVDQLKEVSSAANAGWNISANGVNSTNVGPKGKVSLNNTDGNIVITKETKDNNVTFNLSNDLTIGGKDGKDGQIGVSGKDGKTGVTLNGKDGSIGLTGAAGKDGKNATANITVANGKDGLDGKNGANGKTRIVYETKTPDGNSTTEEVATLNDGLNFIGNQGEKVAKKLNETLTIKGTLANDAAANSENVRVDSDGKELVVKLAQNLTNLTTATFGNTATDKTVVGKDGVTISNGTDAAKTVSLTDKGLNNGNNIITNVSSGLVGNDGTTKVALKDANGTTLTNAVNVGDLKDTVKELTNATTGGFGLKDSTGKEVKQDLGTSIKVTGKDGVNAQVVTDGNGKALQIGLNSTVTVGKDNEPGVITVKGENGKDGVTINGKDGTIGLNGKDGANGSITVKNGQPGVDGKPGETKTRIVYNTTTPDGKTTTEEVATLNDGLNFVGDKGGVIAKPLNKTLTIKGNLDVNANVTDKNLRVDNDNGELIIKMAKVLTDLTSANFTDAAGNNTIIGGNGVTITPNGNDATKTVSLTDKGLNNGNNQITNVTSGLTDATGNKADLTNAVDTNAVNVGDLKETVKNITTDGFGLKDDKGTEVKQDLGKTIQIKGKDGVTVTSNVTDKSLEVALAGDVVVNGKDGKDGTIGVKGADGKDGTTITKDAIVFNGVDGVNGKDGKDGADGKASIKVEKGAKGIDGNDGKDGESKTRIVYEKPNGEKEEVATLNDGLNFVGNDGKVVAKKLNKTLAITGGINTEAGLTAASDRNVGVRKNNDGLNIVIAERPTFSGIIVDGKDGKDAEVKFAKDGKDGMSIVGTRGADGQNGLTLKGADGKDGVSFKEDGRITNVADGKDGKDAVNKDQLERVNATANAGWKLTINNGNNQTTVTPNATVDLANTDGNIVITKAGNNVNFGLNNTLTVGNDNKPGTMTVKGENGKDGVSISGKDGISIKGENGQDAVSINGKDGNGAIAVNGKDGKTGVGLDGANGTIGINGKDGSNGAITVEKGAVGVDGTDGANGKDGMTRIVYTDANGTKHNVSTLNDGLSFVGDTGNPIAKKLNQTLTIKGNLDAAAAVTDKNLRVDNVDGALIIKMARTLTDLTSATFTNAGGDKSVVDGNGLTITPANGGNTVSLTTKGLDNGGNKVINVADGDVSATSTDAVNGSQLYAVSEVANKGWNIQTNGNASTNVKPGDTVNFANGDNIKINNDGTKVTVGLVEDVDLGKDGSIKAGDTIMDNEGVKVGDKVSLMKDGLTAGDVKISAETGINAGNKQITNVESGLGGTKLADAKGDTLKNAANIGDLQTAISGVTDAEQGGGFGLADDNGTEVKQSLGKTIQVKGDGNVTTTVTNGSLTVGLNKDVDLGKDGSLTAGGTKVSEKGVSFADSLVNLTSDGLNNGGNKVTNVKAGEVSATSTDAVNGSQLHATNQNVTNVQNTVAKGWNIEAGTVEGSTGKVTGASKSKVAMGDTVGMKAGNNIEITQDGSNIAIATSATPTFDTVTVGKDGNTATVGTVKDKHGSAIKVTGADGKSETRINNVADGKADNDAVNVRQLKGVAQNVANIDNRVSKLDKRVRGIGANSAAASSLPQVMLPGKSMVAVAGGAYSGASAVAVGYSRASDNGKVILKVNGTANSAGHYSGGVGVGFQW, encoded by the coding sequence ATGAACCACATTTATAAAGTGGTTTGGAGCACGGTAACGAATTCTCTCGTTGTCGTGTCTGAACTCGCCCGTAGTAAAGGCAAAGCTGCCTCTACTGTCTCGGATGTCAAAGACGTTTCAAATAAAACAGCAGCGGTAGCCGTTGCTGCAGCCCTTCAAGTCGCCGCCGTCGGTACGATTGCTATCGGTTCATTTGCTCCAATGGAAGCAAATGCGATTATTGCTATTAGTCATGCGGAAAATGATGTTATAAAAAGTGATAATGCCCAAGCTAATGCAAGTAAAGTAGCTAGATATGTTAATGGTGTTTATACCACTACGGATGAAGGTACTCGAGCATATAACTATTATAACCCTGGCAACCCTGGTGATGGTTCAAATCTTTATAATGAATCAAAGTATGTTCATGGTATAGCGATTGGCTGCCATACAAATGCTATTGCGACAACCGGTAAAGGTGGTTCGAATGGTATTGCGATTGGTGATTATTCAGAGGCTACAGGCGGTTTATCTATTTCATTAGGTTCACTAGCCACTTCTCGAGATGTAGGTGCCGTTGCGATCGGTACCGCAGCGCATGCCGCGGGCTTTAATTCACTTGCAATGATGCGTCAATCAGCAGCAATAGGTAATTACTCTACTGCAATTGGTTCGGTTTCTTATGCAAAAGGTGAAGCAAGTGTTGCATTAGGTGCTTCTGCAACCGCACATGGTGAACAGTCTATCGCTATTGGTAGTGTTAGTCCTAAAACAATTAAAGGCACTAATGATGAAGCATTCCGTACAGCCTATGATGGTACCAATAGTACGGAAACCTATGGTGCTCGTTCAATGGCTTTAGGTTCTGGAGCGAAGACCAATGGTAATGATTCATTTGCTGTAGGTTCTGCAGCTAAAACGGGATATTTTACTCGTGGCACTGATTCTTTAAGAAATGCAGATGTTATTGCTGATACGACTCGTTCAGCGAATAAAGCAATCGCTTTTGGTAATGATTCAGAGGCGTTAAAAGATAAGGCTGTTGCTTTTGGTAATAATGCAACTGCTAAAGGTGAAGAATCAGTTGCATTTGGTTTTAATGCGACTTCAGTAGGTAATCAATCAGTTGCAATCGGTACAAATTCTAATGCTGCGCACGATCGTGTTGTAACTATCGGTACAAATTCAACCGCTACCCATAACCGCTCAATGGCAATTGGTGAACAAGCTAAAGCATTAGAAAATCATTCTTTAGCGTTAGGTGCTAATGCAATCGTAACAGTTGAGAATTCGGTATCTTTAGGTGCTGACTCAAATGCGGATGAGATCGGTGGTAGTGGGCAAATGCAGATCAATGGCAAAACGTATACGTTTGCTGGCGGTCAAGCACAAGGTACTGTGAGTGTAGGTAGCGGTTATGATAAAGATCAAGCTCGTGCAGGTACAGTAGTACGTACAATTACAGATTTAGGCGCTGGTCGTGTATTGGCTAACTCAACAGATGCAATCAATGGTAGCCAACTTTATGCTGTTGTAACTGAAATTAATAAAGGTTGGAATGTTACAACTGGTGCAGTAAATGGCGGTGTGTCAACTAATGCGTCGAATGCTCGTGTTATTAATGGTGAGACTGTTAAAGTAATTGCTGGTAAGAATGTATCAATTGATCAGCAAGATCAAAATATCACTATAGCAACTAAAGATGATGTGACATTTACTAATGTTAAATCAGGTAATGTTGATGCTACAACTGTAAAAGCAGGTGATTTAACTGTAACTGGCAAAACCCAATTAGGAAACCTTGAAGTAAAAGGTGGTTCTACTATTGATATGGGGGGGAACCGCGTTACTAATATTGGCGCACCACAAAATGCCAATGATGCGACCACTAAACAATATGTAGATGATGGACGTACAAAATTAGAATCTACAGATGGTTCTGTAACATTTAAGAAGACTCCTACTAATGGAAATAATGTTTATGACTTAAGTGTAAATGCAGATCTTCATTACACAGCAGATAATGGTAAGGGTTCTAATAAATTAAGCGCTCCGGTGAAATTTGCTGGTGTTAAAGGTGAAACAGCAACAACAGCAGTAGATGGTCAAGTAACAGTTGGTTTAGCTAAAGAAGCGACAGATTCTTTAAAGAAAGCTGATTCTGCAATGCAAGACTTTACTGTTGGCGCAGATTCTCAGCATAAAGCAGAGGGTATTAAAGTAAACCAAACAACAAATCGCTTTGATATTATCGGCACAGAAGGTTATGTAAATACGACTGTAACTGACGGTAGTGTGAAAGTTGATATTGCTAAAGATTTTAGAGATGCTGTAAGTAATAACACTAAAAATATTGCTGATAATAAGCAAAATATCACTAATAACGCGAACAATATCACTAAAAATACACAAGATATTGCGAAAGGTTTTGGCTTAAAAGATCAAAATGGTGGTGTTGTTAATAAAGCTTTAGGCGAGAAAATTGAAGTTGTTGGTGGTAATAAAAACATCGAAACTAAAGTTGAAGGTGAGCAGTTAAAAATTAATTTAAACAACACTTTAGATTTAACAGCAGGTGGTTCAGTACAAACTGGTGATACTAAAGTTGATAACAATGGTTTAACTATTGCTAATGGACCCTCAGTAACTAAAACTGGTATTAATGCCGGTAACCAAAAAATCACTAAAGTTCAAGATGGTGACGTTAGTGAAAATAGTACAGATGCTGTAAATGGTAGCCAATTACACAAAACTAACCAAAACGTTACTAAAAATGCAACAGATATTAAGAATGTAACTGATACAGTTAATGCTGGTTGGGAATTACGTGTTGAAGGCATAAAAGCTAAAGATGTTACACCAACAGATAAAGTTGCTCACTTCAAAGCGGGTGACAATATCGATGTTTCAATTGCTGATGATAAATCGGTAGTAATTGCAACTAAGAAAGATGTTACCTTTGATAATGTAACTGCTAAAAATGGTTTAACGGTTAACAAAAACGCAGCCATTAATATGGGTGATAACGTTGTTAATGGTGTAGCGAATGGTGAAGTTTCATCAACAAGTAAACAAGCAGTTAACGGTAGTCAGTTATACCAAACTAACCAAAATGTCACTAACTTAGAAACTAAAGTTAATGGTGGTTTCGGTTTAAAAGCTGAAGATGGTAAAAATATTACTAAGCAATTAGGTGATAAGATCGAAGTTGTTGGTGGTAATAAAAATATCAATACCACAATTGATGGTGATAAATTAAAAGTTAATTTAAACAATACGTTAGATTTAACTAAAGATGGTTCTGTAACGACGGGCAATACAACAGTTAATAACGACGGTGTAACAATTAAAGCTGCACCAGGTAAAACAGAAGTTAGCTTAACTAATAAAGGCTTAAATAATGGTGGCAACACTATTACTAATGTTGCAGCAGGTGTAAATAAAACAGATGCTGTAAATGTTGAGCAATTAGATAAAGTTAATGCGACTGCGAATGCTGGTTGGGTATTACAAGCTAATAAAGATAAAGCAACAGAATCTACAGTTAAACCAAATCAAACCGTTTCATTAAACAACACGGATAACAATATTGTTATTACTAAGAAAGCTGGTGATAACAACATTACATTCGGTTTAAATAATACAATTACTGTTGGTGATAAAACTAAAGGTGGTAATAATCCGGTAACAATTGATGGTACAAAAGGTACTGTTAATGGTTTAACGAATACCACATTTGATCCAAATAAGATCGTTTCTGGTCAAGCTGCAACGGAAGATCAGTTAAAACAAGTTAATGATAAGGTAAATACTAACATTAATAATGTTAATAATGATCTTACGAAAAAAGGCTTAAACTTTGTTGGTGATAACAAAGGTGAAGTAGTTCATCGTGATTTAGGTGCAACATTAAGCGTTGTTGGCGGTGCAGAAGAAAACAATTTATCTGACAAAAATATCGGTGTTATTGGTAATCAAGATGGTTCACTAACAGTTAAATTAGCAAAAACGTTAAAAGACTTAACGAGTGCTACATTTACTAATGGTGCGGGCAATAATGGCAACACTGTTATTGATGGTAAAGGTGTAACTATTACTCCACCGACAGGCGATAAAGCGAAAACTGTTAGCTTAACTAATAACGGCTTAAATAATGGCGGTAACACAATTACTAATGTTGCAGCCGGTAAAGACGCTACTGATGCAGTAAACGTAAGCCAATTAGAGAAAGTGAACGCAACAGCTAAAGCGGGTTGGAACTTAGCGGTAAATGATGAAGCTAAAGGTTCTAATATCGCACCAAACGCAACAGTTCGTTTAAATAATAAAGATGGCAACATTAAAGTTACTAAAGAAGGTAACAATGTAACATTTGATTTAAATAATACTGTTACGATCGGTCCTAAAGGTGGCGCTAAAAATGTAGTTATCAATGGTAATGAAGGAACAGTAACTGGTTTAACAAATAAAGAGTTTACTCCAGGTAAAATCGTAAGTGGCCGTGCGGCGACTGAAGACCAATTACAGTCTTCACATAACCAATTAAATACAAATATTACTAACTTAGGTACAGAGCTAACAAACAAAGGCTTAAGCTTTGTTGGTGATAACAATGGTACTAAAGTTCACCGTAAATTAGGTGAAACATTAAGCGTTATTGGTGGTGCAGAACAATCTAAATTAACTGATAAGAATATCGGTGTGATTGGTTCTGAAGGTAAATTAGAAATTAAATTAGCGAAAGAGTTAACGGATTTAACCAGTGCTAACTTTACCGGTAAAGGTGCAAATACCACAATTAACGGTAATGGCGTAACTATTACACCTAACGGTAATGACGCAACTAAGACAGTAAGCTTAACCGATAAAGGCTTAAACAACGGTAATAACACTATTACTAATGTTGCAAGAGGTGAAAAAGGTACTGATGCAGTAAACGTTGATCAGTTAAAAGAAGTAAGTTCAGCTGCAAATGCAGGCTGGAATATTTCTGCTAACGGTGTGAATTCAACAAATGTTGGACCTAAAGGTAAGGTAAGTCTAAATAACACTGATGGAAATATTGTTATTACTAAAGAGACGAAAGATAACAATGTTACTTTCAACTTAAGTAATGATTTAACCATTGGTGGCAAAGACGGTAAAGACGGTCAAATTGGCGTTAGTGGTAAAGACGGCAAGACTGGTGTAACGTTAAACGGTAAAGATGGATCAATCGGTTTAACCGGCGCAGCGGGTAAAGACGGTAAGAACGCAACCGCAAACATTACAGTTGCGAATGGTAAAGATGGTCTTGATGGCAAAAATGGTGCGAACGGTAAAACTCGTATCGTTTATGAAACTAAAACTCCGGACGGTAATTCAACTACCGAAGAAGTTGCAACCCTTAACGATGGTTTAAACTTTATCGGTAACCAAGGTGAGAAAGTTGCTAAGAAACTAAATGAAACTTTAACGATTAAAGGTACATTGGCAAATGATGCAGCAGCAAATTCTGAAAACGTGCGTGTAGATAGTGACGGTAAAGAATTGGTTGTGAAATTAGCACAAAACTTAACTAACTTAACGACAGCAACATTTGGTAATACTGCAACAGATAAGACGGTTGTAGGTAAAGATGGCGTAACTATCTCGAATGGCACCGATGCAGCTAAAACGGTTAGCTTAACTGACAAAGGCTTAAACAACGGTAATAACATTATTACTAACGTTTCAAGCGGTTTAGTGGGCAATGACGGTACGACTAAAGTTGCATTAAAAGATGCTAACGGCACAACATTAACAAATGCGGTAAACGTTGGTGACTTAAAAGATACGGTTAAAGAATTAACCAATGCAACCACCGGTGGTTTTGGTCTTAAAGATTCAACCGGCAAGGAAGTTAAGCAGGATTTAGGTACTTCAATTAAAGTTACTGGTAAAGACGGTGTGAATGCACAAGTTGTTACGGATGGCAACGGTAAAGCATTACAAATCGGTTTAAATAGCACAGTAACAGTTGGTAAAGATAATGAGCCTGGTGTAATCACTGTTAAAGGTGAGAACGGCAAAGATGGTGTTACTATCAACGGTAAAGACGGCACAATCGGCTTAAACGGCAAAGATGGTGCAAACGGTTCAATTACGGTTAAAAACGGTCAACCGGGTGTTGATGGTAAACCGGGTGAAACTAAAACTCGTATCGTTTACAACACGACAACTCCAGATGGTAAAACTACAACCGAAGAAGTTGCGACGCTTAATGACGGTTTAAATTTTGTGGGCGATAAAGGCGGTGTAATCGCTAAACCACTAAACAAAACATTAACCATTAAGGGTAACTTAGACGTTAATGCAAATGTAACCGATAAGAACTTACGTGTTGATAACGATAACGGTGAGTTAATCATCAAGATGGCGAAAGTGTTAACGGATTTAACCAGCGCTAACTTTACTGATGCTGCAGGCAACAACACAATCATCGGTGGTAATGGCGTAACTATTACACCTAATGGCAATGACGCAACTAAGACAGTAAGCTTAACCGATAAAGGTTTAAACAACGGTAATAACCAAATTACTAACGTAACAAGCGGTTTAACTGATGCAACAGGTAACAAAGCAGATCTTACAAATGCAGTTGATACAAATGCTGTAAATGTTGGTGACTTAAAAGAAACCGTTAAAAACATTACAACAGACGGCTTTGGCTTAAAAGATGATAAAGGTACTGAAGTTAAACAAGACTTAGGTAAGACTATCCAAATTAAAGGTAAAGACGGTGTAACTGTTACTTCAAATGTAACTGATAAATCATTAGAAGTGGCATTAGCGGGTGATGTGGTTGTAAACGGCAAGGATGGTAAAGACGGTACTATCGGTGTTAAAGGCGCGGATGGTAAAGACGGTACCACAATTACTAAAGATGCAATCGTATTTAACGGCGTTGACGGTGTAAACGGCAAAGACGGTAAAGATGGTGCTGATGGTAAAGCGTCAATCAAAGTTGAGAAAGGTGCGAAAGGCATTGATGGCAACGATGGTAAAGACGGCGAAAGCAAAACACGTATCGTTTACGAAAAACCAAACGGTGAGAAAGAAGAAGTTGCGACTCTTAATGATGGCTTAAACTTCGTTGGTAACGATGGCAAAGTCGTTGCTAAGAAACTAAACAAAACTTTAGCGATTACTGGTGGTATTAACACTGAAGCTGGTCTAACAGCAGCGTCAGATCGTAACGTAGGCGTTCGTAAAAACAATGATGGCTTAAATATCGTTATCGCAGAACGTCCAACCTTCTCTGGTATTATCGTTGACGGTAAAGACGGCAAGGATGCAGAAGTTAAATTTGCGAAAGACGGCAAAGACGGTATGTCTATCGTTGGCACTCGTGGTGCAGACGGTCAAAACGGCTTAACGTTGAAAGGTGCAGACGGTAAAGACGGCGTATCATTTAAAGAAGATGGTCGTATTACTAACGTAGCTGATGGTAAAGACGGCAAAGATGCTGTGAATAAAGACCAATTAGAGCGTGTAAATGCAACTGCAAACGCAGGTTGGAAATTAACCATTAATAACGGTAACAACCAAACTACGGTAACACCAAATGCAACTGTAGATTTAGCAAATACAGATGGCAACATCGTTATCACTAAAGCGGGTAATAACGTAAACTTCGGTTTAAATAACACCTTAACAGTAGGTAACGATAACAAGCCGGGCACAATGACTGTTAAAGGCGAAAACGGCAAAGACGGCGTTTCTATCAGCGGTAAAGATGGTATCAGCATTAAAGGCGAAAATGGCCAAGATGCAGTATCAATCAATGGTAAAGACGGTAACGGTGCAATTGCAGTTAACGGTAAAGACGGTAAAACCGGTGTTGGTTTAGATGGTGCAAACGGCACAATCGGTATCAATGGTAAAGACGGTTCTAACGGTGCAATTACTGTAGAGAAAGGTGCGGTTGGTGTTGACGGTACTGATGGTGCAAACGGTAAAGACGGTATGACTCGTATCGTTTATACGGATGCAAACGGTACTAAACATAACGTTTCAACCTTAAATGACGGTTTAAGCTTCGTAGGTGATACTGGTAATCCGATTGCTAAGAAACTTAACCAAACGTTAACCATTAAAGGTAACTTAGATGCTGCGGCAGCAGTTACTGATAAGAACTTACGTGTTGATAACGTAGATGGCGCACTCATCATTAAGATGGCGAGAACGTTAACGGATTTAACGAGCGCAACATTTACTAACGCAGGTGGCGATAAATCAGTAGTTGACGGTAACGGCTTAACGATTACTCCGGCAAACGGTGGTAATACAGTAAGCTTAACCACTAAAGGCTTAGATAACGGCGGAAACAAAGTTATTAATGTCGCTGATGGTGACGTAAGTGCAACAAGTACTGATGCAGTAAACGGTAGCCAATTATATGCAGTAAGCGAAGTGGCTAATAAAGGTTGGAACATTCAAACTAACGGTAATGCTTCAACTAACGTTAAACCGGGTGACACTGTAAACTTTGCAAACGGTGACAACATCAAAATTAATAACGATGGTACAAAAGTAACTGTTGGCTTAGTGGAAGATGTTGATTTAGGTAAAGACGGCAGCATTAAAGCTGGTGACACTATCATGGACAATGAGGGTGTGAAAGTTGGTGATAAAGTATCATTAATGAAAGACGGCTTAACTGCGGGTGATGTGAAAATCTCTGCAGAAACCGGCATCAATGCAGGTAACAAACAAATCACTAACGTAGAAAGTGGTTTAGGTGGTACTAAACTTGCAGATGCGAAAGGCGATACATTGAAGAATGCTGCGAATATCGGTGACCTCCAAACAGCTATCTCTGGCGTAACAGATGCAGAGCAAGGCGGTGGTTTCGGTTTAGCAGATGACAATGGCACTGAAGTGAAACAAAGTCTTGGTAAAACAATCCAAGTGAAAGGTGACGGCAATGTAACAACAACCGTAACTAATGGTTCACTCACAGTAGGCTTAAACAAGGATGTTGATTTAGGCAAAGACGGTAGCTTAACAGCCGGCGGTACGAAAGTATCTGAGAAAGGCGTAAGCTTCGCTGATTCACTAGTGAATTTAACCAGCGATGGTTTAAATAACGGTGGTAACAAAGTTACTAACGTGAAAGCGGGTGAAGTAAGTGCAACAAGTACGGATGCTGTAAACGGTAGCCAATTACATGCAACTAACCAAAATGTAACGAATGTTCAAAACACCGTTGCGAAAGGTTGGAACATTGAGGCTGGCACAGTTGAAGGATCAACTGGTAAAGTAACTGGCGCATCGAAATCTAAGGTTGCGATGGGCGATACAGTAGGCATGAAAGCAGGCAATAACATCGAGATTACTCAAGATGGTTCAAATATTGCAATTGCAACGTCAGCAACACCAACATTTGACACAGTAACTGTAGGCAAAGACGGTAACACTGCAACAGTTGGTACAGTGAAAGATAAACACGGTTCTGCAATCAAAGTAACGGGCGCAGACGGTAAATCTGAAACACGTATTAATAACGTAGCGGATGGTAAAGCTGATAATGACGCTGTAAACGTACGTCAGTTAAAAGGCGTTGCACAAAACGTAGCGAATATCGACAATCGTGTATCTAAATTAGATAAACGTGTTCGTGGTATCGGTGCGAACTCAGCGGCAGCTTCATCATTACCACAAGTAATGCTCCCGGGTAAATCAATGGTTGCTGTAGCAGGCGGTGCTTATAGCGGCGCATCTGCAGTAGCGGTAGGTTACTCAAGAGCAAGCGATAACGGTAAAGTTATCCTTAAAGTGAACGGTACGGCAAACAGTGCTGGTCACTACTCTGGTGGTGTGGGTGTAGGCTTCCAATGGTAA